In Vicugna pacos chromosome 1, VicPac4, whole genome shotgun sequence, a single window of DNA contains:
- the ROPN1 gene encoding ropporin-1A: MPQTDKQICIPPELPELLKQFTKAAIRTQPQDLTQWAAEYFGAMSRGEIPPIRERSERVALSNWAELTPELLKILHSRVAGRLIIHTDELAQMWKVLNLPTDLFNSVMNVGHFTEEIEWLKFLALACSSLGVTIAKTLKIVCEVLSSDHNGGPARIPFSTFQFLYTYIAEVDGEISASHVSRMLSYIEQEVIGPDGLIKVNDFTQNPRVRLE; this comes from the exons ATGCCTCAAACAGATAAGCAAATATGCATTCCCCCGGAGCTGCCGGAATTGCTGAAGCAATTTACCAAAGCTGCCATTCGGACCCAGCCGCAGGATCTCACCCAGTGGGCCGCAGA GTACTTCGGGGCTATGTCTCGTGGAGAGATTCCTCCAATCAGAGAGCGGTCTGAGCGAGTGGCTTTGTCTAACTGGGCCGAGCTTACACCGGAGCTGTTAAAGATCCTGCATTCTCGG GTTGCTGGCAGACTGATCATCCATACAGATGAGCTGGCCCAGATGTGGAAAGTGCTGAATCTCCCAACCGATCTGTTTAATAGTGTGATGAATGTGGGCCACTTCACTGAGGAGATTGAGTGGCTGAAGTTTCTAGCCCTTGCTTGCAGCTCTCTTGGAGTT ACCATTGCCAAAACTCTGAAGATAGTGTGTGAAGTGTTATCATCTGACCACAATGGCGGCCCTGCCCGGATCCCTTTCAGCACCTTCCAGTTCCTCTATACATATATTGCCGAAGTGGACGGGGAGATCTCTGCTTCACATGTCAGTCGGATGCTGAGCTACATTGAACAGGAAGT aaTTGGTCCTGATGGTTTAATCAAGGTGAATGACTTTACCCAAAACCCCAGGGTTCGGCTGGAGTAA